One Beggiatoa leptomitoformis DNA segment encodes these proteins:
- a CDS encoding PTS sugar transporter subunit IIA, which yields MSVGVFLITHDDIGISLVASLQQMLGNKLPLNIKSLPIHHDSDPLAFCYYAEEIYASLEEGDGVLVLTDLFGATPCNIAVSLLNHYHVKVVAGLNFPMLVKVMSHAFTLPNASLDVLAEKALRGGCQGILDVSLLYPKTP from the coding sequence ATGAGCGTTGGCGTTTTTTTGATTACCCATGATGATATTGGTATTAGCCTAGTTGCCAGTTTACAACAAATGCTTGGCAATAAATTACCTTTAAATATTAAATCATTACCCATACACCACGACAGCGACCCGCTCGCGTTTTGTTACTATGCGGAAGAAATTTACGCCAGTTTAGAAGAAGGAGATGGCGTATTAGTGCTAACAGATTTATTTGGTGCAACACCTTGTAATATCGCGGTAAGTCTATTAAATCACTATCACGTTAAAGTGGTTGCAGGATTAAATTTTCCCATGCTGGTTAAAGTCATGAGCCACGCATTCACTCTACCCAATGCAAGCCTAGACGTATTAGCCGAGAAAGCCCTTAGAGGAGGCTGTCAAGGCATATTAGATGTGAGTTTGTTATACCCAAAAACGCCATAA
- the parC gene encoding DNA topoisomerase IV subunit A, whose product MQTNSLDDIERQPLHQFTEKAYLDYAMYVILDRALPHIADGLKPVQRRIIYAMSELGLEAQNKYKKSARTVGDVLGKYHPHGDSACYEAMVLMAQPFSYRYPLIDGQGNWGSADDPKSFAAMRYTEARLTRFADILLSELGDGTVEWNANFDGTLNEPSLFPARLPHVLLNGSTGIAVGMATDIPPHNVGEVVEACIHLLKNPDATITDLCLHIRAPDYPTDAEIITPPADLQKIYATGGGSIRLRACYLKEESDIILTALPYQTSPAKIVAEIAEQMNAKKLPMIEDIRDESDHENPVRIVIALRSNRVDIEGLMAHLFATTELERSYRVNMNIIGLDGRPHVKNLKTLLQEWLDYRRATIRRRLQHRLDHIEKRLHLLTGLLIAYLNIDEIIQIIRTEDRPKTIFIQRFGLSDSQADAILEIKLRQLARLEEVKIRAEQTELDKERAALTETLSTEQHLNKLMIKELKADAKTYGDLRRSPLVERTQAQELSETTIMPADPITVILSVNGWIRAAKGHEIDPNSLNYRAGDAPLVAVQGKSNQQAVFLDTTGRSYSLATHTLPSARSLGEPLTGRFTPPDGASFIHVLIDEPDTDYLLATDAGYGFIAKLSELYSKNKAGKAVISLNADTHILPPLALKSGLEQYLVITTEGYLMIVTLSELPHLAKGKGVKLLNIPANSTEKVCYLGLLPTESTILLYAGKRHLTLKPRDIAFYLGERTRRGFKLPRGFQTIDKVEIQLTTETLL is encoded by the coding sequence ATGCAAACGAATTCATTAGACGATATTGAACGTCAGCCACTACACCAATTTACCGAAAAAGCCTATTTAGACTATGCCATGTACGTCATTCTTGACCGTGCATTACCGCATATTGCTGATGGCTTAAAACCCGTGCAACGACGCATTATTTACGCCATGTCCGAATTGGGTTTAGAAGCGCAAAATAAATATAAAAAATCAGCGCGCACTGTTGGCGATGTACTGGGTAAATATCATCCACATGGTGACAGTGCGTGTTATGAAGCGATGGTCTTAATGGCGCAACCCTTCTCCTATCGCTATCCACTGATTGATGGACAAGGAAATTGGGGGTCGGCTGATGACCCAAAATCATTTGCTGCCATGCGCTACACCGAAGCCCGCTTAACCCGTTTCGCCGACATTTTACTAAGTGAATTGGGTGATGGTACCGTAGAATGGAATGCAAATTTTGACGGCACATTAAACGAACCCAGCCTATTTCCCGCCCGTTTACCACACGTACTACTCAACGGTAGCACAGGTATTGCCGTTGGAATGGCAACCGATATTCCCCCGCACAATGTTGGCGAAGTCGTAGAAGCCTGTATTCACCTACTAAAAAACCCCGACGCAACCATTACCGATTTATGCCTACACATCCGCGCCCCTGATTACCCCACCGATGCAGAAATTATTACGCCACCCGCAGACTTACAAAAAATTTATGCTACTGGCGGTGGTTCGATTCGCCTACGTGCCTGCTATCTCAAAGAAGAAAGCGATATTATTCTAACGGCGTTACCCTACCAAACCTCGCCCGCCAAAATTGTCGCCGAAATTGCCGAGCAGATGAACGCAAAAAAATTGCCGATGATTGAAGATATTCGGGACGAATCCGACCACGAAAACCCCGTGCGCATTGTCATCGCGTTACGCTCTAATCGCGTGGATATTGAAGGCTTAATGGCACATTTATTCGCCACCACAGAATTAGAACGCAGCTACCGCGTTAATATGAATATCATTGGCTTAGATGGTCGCCCACACGTTAAAAACTTAAAAACACTGCTGCAAGAATGGCTAGACTACCGCCGTGCAACAATACGCCGCCGTTTACAACACCGCCTAGACCACATTGAAAAACGCCTCCATTTACTTACTGGTTTATTAATCGCCTACCTAAATATTGACGAAATTATCCAAATTATTCGCACCGAAGACCGACCAAAAACCATTTTTATCCAACGATTTGGCTTAAGCGACAGCCAAGCAGATGCCATTTTAGAAATCAAATTGCGCCAACTAGCGCGCCTAGAAGAAGTCAAAATCCGTGCAGAACAAACCGAATTAGATAAAGAACGCGCCGCACTAACGGAAACGTTAAGCACCGAACAACACCTAAACAAGTTGATGATAAAAGAATTAAAAGCCGATGCGAAAACCTATGGCGATTTACGTCGCTCGCCACTCGTAGAACGGACACAAGCACAAGAATTAAGCGAAACCACCATTATGCCTGCTGACCCAATCACCGTGATTTTATCGGTTAATGGCTGGATTCGAGCTGCAAAAGGACATGAAATAGACCCAAATAGCTTAAACTATCGAGCAGGAGATGCCCCGTTAGTTGCTGTACAAGGAAAAAGTAATCAACAAGCCGTCTTTTTAGACACCACAGGACGCAGCTATTCACTAGCAACACATACCCTACCCTCCGCACGTAGCTTAGGCGAACCCTTAACAGGGCGTTTTACCCCACCTGATGGCGCAAGTTTTATCCATGTCCTGATAGATGAACCCGATACCGACTACTTATTAGCGACAGATGCGGGTTATGGATTTATCGCCAAACTCAGCGAGTTATACAGCAAAAACAAAGCGGGTAAAGCTGTTATTAGTTTAAATGCCGACACCCATATTTTACCGCCATTGGCTTTAAAATCAGGCTTAGAACAATATTTAGTCATTACGACCGAAGGCTATTTGATGATAGTCACCTTAAGCGAATTACCGCATTTAGCCAAAGGTAAAGGTGTTAAACTACTCAATATCCCAGCCAATAGTACCGAAAAAGTGTGCTATCTCGGCTTATTACCGACCGAATCGACAATTTTATTGTATGCTGGCAAACGCCATTTGACGCTAAAACCACGAGATATCGCCTTTTATCTTGGTGAGCGCACACGACGCGGCTTTAAATTACCCCGTGGTTTTCAAACGATTGATAAAGTAGAAATTCAACTCACGACAGAAACGCTTCTTTAA